From the Abditibacteriota bacterium genome, the window AAAAAAGGAGGCGGCAAGCCGCCTCAGTAAAGTTGCGATAAAACGTATACTACGAAATACAGTATGCTTATATAGCGTCCGCCCGGGCTGTGTCAAGCCCCGGGGCATAATTCGGTCATTATTCCGATATAATGGCGTCCTTGGGGCATTTGCCGGCGCAGGCCATGCAGCCGGCGCATTTGTCCGGGTCCAGGGTCCAGGCCTTTTCGGCCCTGTTCACCTCTATGGCGCCCTCGGGGCACACCTTGGCGCACAGGCCGCAATACACGCATTTTTCCCGGTCCACGCCCTTCACCTTGCCTGCCTTTGGGGCCGCCTTTGGGCCCTCTGTTTCCACCGCGGTCTTTTCGTAGGCGGGCTTGCGCCAGGAGGGGCTCACCGATATGCAGCCCTTGGGGCAGCTCTCGGCGCACACGCTGCAGATCACGCATTTGAAGGAGTCCAGGGTCCAGGTGCGGGCCTGCCTGTCCACCCTGATGGCGTCGGCGGGGCATTTGCGGGCGCATATGCCGCAAAAGACGCATTTCTCCGGGTCTATGCCTTCCACGTGGCCCCGGGCGCCCTCAAAGGGCTCCCTCTCAGCCGCCGGATAGTTGCGGGTGGAGGGCCGGGAGAGCAGGTTTTTCAGCACGGGTCTCAAAAATTCAAACATCTTGTCACCTCTCCGTGCAGCTGATGCAGGGGTCTATGGACAGGAGTATCACGGGCAGGGCGGACAGCTGGTGCCCGGGCAGCATCTTCAGCAGGGCGGGCACGTTGGCAAAGGTGGGGGTCCTCACCCTCACCCGGGACAGCACGTCGGTGCCGTTGGCCCTGATGTAATACAGGCACTCGCCTCTGGGCTGTTCCAGCCGGCTCACGGTCTCCCCGTCGGGCTTGCCTGTCACCTTCACCCTGATGTCCCCCTCGGGTATCTTGTCCACCGCCTGCCTCAGCAGAGACAGGGCGCCTCTCAGCTCCCTTATGCGCACCTTGGTGCGGGCGTAGGAGTCTCCGTCGGTCTCCACGCAGGGCTCAAAGTCCAGCTCGCCGTAGGCGGCATAGCCCAGAGTCCTGGCGTCCTGGGCCACTCCCGAGGCTCTCAGCACGGGGCCCACGGCTCCCAGCTCGTAGGCCTCGGCCCTGGTCAGGGTCCCTATGCCCACTGTGCGGTGCTTCACCGTGTAGTCGTCCAAAAACACCTTTTCTATGTCCTTCAGCGACTCGTCTATCTCTTCGGCGGTCCGGGCTATATGCTTCAGCATGTCCGGGTCCATGTCCCGGCGCACGCCCCCTATGACGTTGGTGGAGATGATGATGCGGCTGCCGGCGGTGGCCTCCATGATGTCCAGTATCTTCTCGCGTATGCGCCAGCACTGATAAAACAGCGACTCAAAGCCGTAGCTGTCCGCCATGAGGCCCAGCCACAGCAGGTGGCTGTGGCTCCTGTGCAGCTCGCCCCAGATGGTCCTCAGGTAGCGGGCTCTCGCAGGCACCTCCGCCCCCAGCAGCTGCTCCACTCCCTGGCAGTAGCACAGGGCGTGCATAAAGCTGCAGATGCCGCATATCCTTTCCACCACGTAGATGCTCTGGTGCATGTCCTTCTTTTCGGTCAGCTTTTCCAGGCCTCTGTGCACGTAGCCTATGGCGGGCTCGGCGCTGATGATCTTTTCGTCCTCCAGCACCAGCTTGATCTGTATGGGCTCCGGCAGCACCGGGTGCTGGGGCCCGAAGGGGATGAGGCTGCTGAGATTGTTCTCGTCCATCACTCTTCCTCCTTCTTAGCCTGCTCTATCACTATGTTGGCGCCG encodes:
- a CDS encoding 4Fe-4S binding protein encodes the protein MFEFLRPVLKNLLSRPSTRNYPAAEREPFEGARGHVEGIDPEKCVFCGICARKCPADAIRVDRQARTWTLDSFKCVICSVCAESCPKGCISVSPSWRKPAYEKTAVETEGPKAAPKAGKVKGVDREKCVYCGLCAKVCPEGAIEVNRAEKAWTLDPDKCAGCMACAGKCPKDAIISE
- a CDS encoding nickel-dependent hydrogenase large subunit — encoded protein: MDENNLSSLIPFGPQHPVLPEPIQIKLVLEDEKIISAEPAIGYVHRGLEKLTEKKDMHQSIYVVERICGICSFMHALCYCQGVEQLLGAEVPARARYLRTIWGELHRSHSHLLWLGLMADSYGFESLFYQCWRIREKILDIMEATAGSRIIISTNVIGGVRRDMDPDMLKHIARTAEEIDESLKDIEKVFLDDYTVKHRTVGIGTLTRAEAYELGAVGPVLRASGVAQDARTLGYAAYGELDFEPCVETDGDSYARTKVRIRELRGALSLLRQAVDKIPEGDIRVKVTGKPDGETVSRLEQPRGECLYYIRANGTDVLSRVRVRTPTFANVPALLKMLPGHQLSALPVILLSIDPCISCTER